In Macrobrachium rosenbergii isolate ZJJX-2024 chromosome 47, ASM4041242v1, whole genome shotgun sequence, the following are encoded in one genomic region:
- the LOC136830665 gene encoding protein regulator of cytokinesis 1-like isoform X1, translating into MESSHEEALITEYRKTSQQLQLIWDEIGFDPEHREVRVNHVNEELKVLLQSMVEKEKQFKKKMKSDIARLGQQFYNLNKDLHTRIAEPAENFSLLDLENFLRKNVETLMKEVRKRTARLKELQIVEEELCKRLVEEPLETPNSRVPALDDIEHLERRIRTLEQEKVNREKNFQHLQSRISELHEALEHKPNCTFEFDILAGMEYFVLSQRNLQKMKEMKADLEQKLEQNREESMDLKNQIQRLWDQLEVEEQERNDFLASVEGHAPSTMTKLREELGRLKVKQQQNLSKCINKMRREIEDYWEKCYISEEERNNFTDYISDEYSEKVLESHEQQVRKLTKYYYDNIAIFDKIEQRKELWEKFVDLEERANDPNRYGNRGGALLREEKERKTVKKDLPLIEKELTTMILSWEAAHGKNFEVMGMNIGDYIDNEWWQYRERKENEKKKKQTERVIKLNYESRMGTRPPAVKRRLPSNDTLRTSKLQRVSEDHPLSTKSKNTTRMALRERNQNSVREGHNSSEVSTYSHFAEGIHRRSQKDNIRSSSVSGSHKPSTSIYRQSPHRLPPGLPKTPKTMPRVSTRCSPKTLPRAPTRRSPRLSGTRSARRSSKAMTSSRIPYSPSSLGKSRNLSRVNFSPGASPLFKSPHSRTRQSSTPSKWHKLTFLI; encoded by the exons ATGGAGAGTTCACATGAAGAGGCTCTCATAACAGAATACAGGAAAACGTCCCAACAGTTGCAGTTAATATGGGATGAAATTGGCTTCGATCCAGAACATCGTGAGGTTCGAGTGAACCATGTTAACGAAGAATTAAAG gttCTTTTACAAAGCAtggttgaaaaagaaaaacagttcaaGAAGAAGATGAAGTCAGACATTGCAAGATTAGGGCAGCAGTTTTACAATCTGAATAAA GACCTACACACCAGAATTGCTGAACCAGCCGAGAACTTTAGTTTGTTGGACCTGGAGAACTTTCTGCGGAAGAACGTTGAGACACTGATGAAAGAAGTGAGAAAACGAACTGCCCGTCTGAAGGAATTACAAATTGTTGAGGAG gAGCTGTGTAAAAGGCTGGTAGAAGAACCATTAGAAACTCCTAATTCAAGAGTTCCAGCACTAGATGATATTGAACACTTGGAAAGAAGAATACGGACGTTGGAACAAGAAAAG GTGAATCGGGAAAAGAATTTTCAGCATCTCCAGAGTAGAATATCAGAGTTACATGAGGCCCTGGAACACAAGCCAAACTGTACTTTTGAATTTGACATATTAGCAGGCATGGAGTACTTTGTGCTGAGCCAGCGAAATcttcagaaaatgaaggagatgaaagCAGACTTGGAACAAAAG TTGGAACAAAATCGGGAAGAGAGCATGGACTTAAAAAATCAGATACAACGTCTTTGGGATCAGTTGGAAGTTGAGGAGCAGGAACGTAATGATTTTTTGGCAAGTGTTGAAGGCCATGCCCCGTCTACAATGACAAAG CTTCGTGAAGAACTCGGGCGTCTGAAGGTGAAACAGCAACAGAATTTATCCAAATGCATCAACAAAATGCGCCGTGAGATTGAGGATTATTGGGAGAAATGTTACATCAgtgaagaagagagaaacaacTTCACAGATTATATCTCAG ACGAATATTCCGAAAAAGTTTTGGAATCGCACGAACAGCAGGTTCGCAAGCTGACCAAGTACTATTATGACAACATAGCCATATTCGACAAGATTGAGCAGAGAAAGGAG TTGTGGGAGAAGTTTGTTGATCTTGAGGAGCGAGCGAACGATCCCAATAGATACGGTAACAGAGGCGGAGCATTGCTcagggaagaaaaggaaagaaaaactgtaaaaaaa GATTTACCACTGATCGAAAAAGAGCTCACCACCATGATTTTAAGTTGGGAGGCAGCTCACGGCAAGAATTTTGAAGTAATGGGCATGAACATTGGAGATTACATCGACAATGAATGGTGGCAGTATCGTGAAAGGaaggagaatgaaaagaagaaaaag CAAACCGAGCGAGTCATCAAGCTTAATTACGAGAGTCGAATGGGGACAAGGCCACCTGCTGTGAAGAGGCGACTGCCATCCAACGACACATTGAGGACGTCAAAATTACAGCGTGTTAGCGAAGATCATCCCTTGAGCAcg AAGTCAAAAAACACAACTAGGATGGCTCTGCGAGAGAGGAACCAAAATTCTGTCAGGGAAGGACACAACAGCAGTGAGGTATCTACATATTCTCATTTTgct gagGGCATACACCGTCGAAGTCAGAAGGATAACATTAGAAGTTCATCTGTCAGTGGTAGCCACAAGCCCTCAACATCAATTTATCGACAGTCCCCACATCGTCTCCCACCGGGTCTTCCAAAAACTCCCAAGACTATGCCAAGAGTCTCCACACGTTGCTCTCCCAAGACCCTACCGAGAGCCCCTACTCGTCGTTCCCCTCGTCTGAGTGGGACTCGTTCAGCCAGACGGTCATCAAAGGCTATGACGTCATCTCGCATTCCATACTCCCCATCCAGTTTAGGTAAATCAAGAAACCTCTCGAGAGTAAATTTCTCCCCAGGAGCATCACCGTTATTCAAATCTCCTCACTCTAGAACCAGACAGAGCTCTACTCCCAGCAAATGGCATAAATTGACCTTCCTAATCTAG
- the LOC136830665 gene encoding protein regulator of cytokinesis 1-like isoform X2 produces MESSHEEALITEYRKTSQQLQLIWDEIGFDPEHREVRVNHVNEELKVLLQSMVEKEKQFKKKMKSDIARLGQQFYNLNKDLHTRIAEPAENFSLLDLENFLRKNVETLMKEVRKRTARLKELQIVEEELCKRLVEEPLETPNSRVPALDDIEHLERRIRTLEQEKVNREKNFQHLQSRISELHEALEHKPNCTFEFDILAGMEYFVLSQRNLQKMKEMKADLEQKLEQNREESMDLKNQIQRLWDQLEVEEQERNDFLASVEGHAPSTMTKLREELGRLKVKQQQNLSKCINKMRREIEDYWEKCYISEEERNNFTDYISDEYSEKVLESHEQQVRKLTKYYYDNIAIFDKIEQRKELWEKFVDLEERANDPNRYGNRGGALLREEKERKTVKKDLPLIEKELTTMILSWEAAHGKNFEVMGMNIGDYIDNEWWQYRERKENEKKKKQTERVIKLNYESRMGTRPPAVKRRLPSNDTLRTSKLQRVSEDHPLSTKSKNTTRMALRERNQNSVREGHNSSEEGIHRRSQKDNIRSSSVSGSHKPSTSIYRQSPHRLPPGLPKTPKTMPRVSTRCSPKTLPRAPTRRSPRLSGTRSARRSSKAMTSSRIPYSPSSLGKSRNLSRVNFSPGASPLFKSPHSRTRQSSTPSKWHKLTFLI; encoded by the exons ATGGAGAGTTCACATGAAGAGGCTCTCATAACAGAATACAGGAAAACGTCCCAACAGTTGCAGTTAATATGGGATGAAATTGGCTTCGATCCAGAACATCGTGAGGTTCGAGTGAACCATGTTAACGAAGAATTAAAG gttCTTTTACAAAGCAtggttgaaaaagaaaaacagttcaaGAAGAAGATGAAGTCAGACATTGCAAGATTAGGGCAGCAGTTTTACAATCTGAATAAA GACCTACACACCAGAATTGCTGAACCAGCCGAGAACTTTAGTTTGTTGGACCTGGAGAACTTTCTGCGGAAGAACGTTGAGACACTGATGAAAGAAGTGAGAAAACGAACTGCCCGTCTGAAGGAATTACAAATTGTTGAGGAG gAGCTGTGTAAAAGGCTGGTAGAAGAACCATTAGAAACTCCTAATTCAAGAGTTCCAGCACTAGATGATATTGAACACTTGGAAAGAAGAATACGGACGTTGGAACAAGAAAAG GTGAATCGGGAAAAGAATTTTCAGCATCTCCAGAGTAGAATATCAGAGTTACATGAGGCCCTGGAACACAAGCCAAACTGTACTTTTGAATTTGACATATTAGCAGGCATGGAGTACTTTGTGCTGAGCCAGCGAAATcttcagaaaatgaaggagatgaaagCAGACTTGGAACAAAAG TTGGAACAAAATCGGGAAGAGAGCATGGACTTAAAAAATCAGATACAACGTCTTTGGGATCAGTTGGAAGTTGAGGAGCAGGAACGTAATGATTTTTTGGCAAGTGTTGAAGGCCATGCCCCGTCTACAATGACAAAG CTTCGTGAAGAACTCGGGCGTCTGAAGGTGAAACAGCAACAGAATTTATCCAAATGCATCAACAAAATGCGCCGTGAGATTGAGGATTATTGGGAGAAATGTTACATCAgtgaagaagagagaaacaacTTCACAGATTATATCTCAG ACGAATATTCCGAAAAAGTTTTGGAATCGCACGAACAGCAGGTTCGCAAGCTGACCAAGTACTATTATGACAACATAGCCATATTCGACAAGATTGAGCAGAGAAAGGAG TTGTGGGAGAAGTTTGTTGATCTTGAGGAGCGAGCGAACGATCCCAATAGATACGGTAACAGAGGCGGAGCATTGCTcagggaagaaaaggaaagaaaaactgtaaaaaaa GATTTACCACTGATCGAAAAAGAGCTCACCACCATGATTTTAAGTTGGGAGGCAGCTCACGGCAAGAATTTTGAAGTAATGGGCATGAACATTGGAGATTACATCGACAATGAATGGTGGCAGTATCGTGAAAGGaaggagaatgaaaagaagaaaaag CAAACCGAGCGAGTCATCAAGCTTAATTACGAGAGTCGAATGGGGACAAGGCCACCTGCTGTGAAGAGGCGACTGCCATCCAACGACACATTGAGGACGTCAAAATTACAGCGTGTTAGCGAAGATCATCCCTTGAGCAcg AAGTCAAAAAACACAACTAGGATGGCTCTGCGAGAGAGGAACCAAAATTCTGTCAGGGAAGGACACAACAGCAGTGAG gagGGCATACACCGTCGAAGTCAGAAGGATAACATTAGAAGTTCATCTGTCAGTGGTAGCCACAAGCCCTCAACATCAATTTATCGACAGTCCCCACATCGTCTCCCACCGGGTCTTCCAAAAACTCCCAAGACTATGCCAAGAGTCTCCACACGTTGCTCTCCCAAGACCCTACCGAGAGCCCCTACTCGTCGTTCCCCTCGTCTGAGTGGGACTCGTTCAGCCAGACGGTCATCAAAGGCTATGACGTCATCTCGCATTCCATACTCCCCATCCAGTTTAGGTAAATCAAGAAACCTCTCGAGAGTAAATTTCTCCCCAGGAGCATCACCGTTATTCAAATCTCCTCACTCTAGAACCAGACAGAGCTCTACTCCCAGCAAATGGCATAAATTGACCTTCCTAATCTAG
- the LOC136830665 gene encoding protein regulator of cytokinesis 1-like isoform X3 codes for MESSHEEALITEYRKTSQQLQLIWDEIGFDPEHREVRVNHVNEELKVLLQSMVEKEKQFKKKMKSDIARLGQQFYNLNKDLHTRIAEPAENFSLLDLENFLRKNVETLMKEVRKRTARLKELQIVEEELCKRLVEEPLETPNSRVPALDDIEHLERRIRTLEQEKVNREKNFQHLQSRISELHEALEHKPNCTFEFDILAGMEYFVLSQRNLQKMKEMKADLEQKLEQNREESMDLKNQIQRLWDQLEVEEQERNDFLASVEGHAPSTMTKLREELGRLKVKQQQNLSKCINKMRREIEDYWEKCYISEEERNNFTDYISDEYSEKVLESHEQQVRKLTKYYYDNIAIFDKIEQRKELWEKFVDLEERANDPNRYGNRGGALLREEKERKTVKKDLPLIEKELTTMILSWEAAHGKNFEVMGMNIGDYIDNEWWQYRERKENEKKKKQTERVIKLNYESRMGTRPPAVKRRLPSNDTLRTSKLQRVSEDHPLSTKSKNTTRMALRERNQNSVREGHNSSEVSTYSHFASSANARRTCSTPNLRGPFLGLI; via the exons ATGGAGAGTTCACATGAAGAGGCTCTCATAACAGAATACAGGAAAACGTCCCAACAGTTGCAGTTAATATGGGATGAAATTGGCTTCGATCCAGAACATCGTGAGGTTCGAGTGAACCATGTTAACGAAGAATTAAAG gttCTTTTACAAAGCAtggttgaaaaagaaaaacagttcaaGAAGAAGATGAAGTCAGACATTGCAAGATTAGGGCAGCAGTTTTACAATCTGAATAAA GACCTACACACCAGAATTGCTGAACCAGCCGAGAACTTTAGTTTGTTGGACCTGGAGAACTTTCTGCGGAAGAACGTTGAGACACTGATGAAAGAAGTGAGAAAACGAACTGCCCGTCTGAAGGAATTACAAATTGTTGAGGAG gAGCTGTGTAAAAGGCTGGTAGAAGAACCATTAGAAACTCCTAATTCAAGAGTTCCAGCACTAGATGATATTGAACACTTGGAAAGAAGAATACGGACGTTGGAACAAGAAAAG GTGAATCGGGAAAAGAATTTTCAGCATCTCCAGAGTAGAATATCAGAGTTACATGAGGCCCTGGAACACAAGCCAAACTGTACTTTTGAATTTGACATATTAGCAGGCATGGAGTACTTTGTGCTGAGCCAGCGAAATcttcagaaaatgaaggagatgaaagCAGACTTGGAACAAAAG TTGGAACAAAATCGGGAAGAGAGCATGGACTTAAAAAATCAGATACAACGTCTTTGGGATCAGTTGGAAGTTGAGGAGCAGGAACGTAATGATTTTTTGGCAAGTGTTGAAGGCCATGCCCCGTCTACAATGACAAAG CTTCGTGAAGAACTCGGGCGTCTGAAGGTGAAACAGCAACAGAATTTATCCAAATGCATCAACAAAATGCGCCGTGAGATTGAGGATTATTGGGAGAAATGTTACATCAgtgaagaagagagaaacaacTTCACAGATTATATCTCAG ACGAATATTCCGAAAAAGTTTTGGAATCGCACGAACAGCAGGTTCGCAAGCTGACCAAGTACTATTATGACAACATAGCCATATTCGACAAGATTGAGCAGAGAAAGGAG TTGTGGGAGAAGTTTGTTGATCTTGAGGAGCGAGCGAACGATCCCAATAGATACGGTAACAGAGGCGGAGCATTGCTcagggaagaaaaggaaagaaaaactgtaaaaaaa GATTTACCACTGATCGAAAAAGAGCTCACCACCATGATTTTAAGTTGGGAGGCAGCTCACGGCAAGAATTTTGAAGTAATGGGCATGAACATTGGAGATTACATCGACAATGAATGGTGGCAGTATCGTGAAAGGaaggagaatgaaaagaagaaaaag CAAACCGAGCGAGTCATCAAGCTTAATTACGAGAGTCGAATGGGGACAAGGCCACCTGCTGTGAAGAGGCGACTGCCATCCAACGACACATTGAGGACGTCAAAATTACAGCGTGTTAGCGAAGATCATCCCTTGAGCAcg AAGTCAAAAAACACAACTAGGATGGCTCTGCGAGAGAGGAACCAAAATTCTGTCAGGGAAGGACACAACAGCAGTGAGGTATCTACATATTCTCATTTTgct TCGAGTGCAAATGCACGGAGGACCTGCAGCACTCCAAATTTGAGAGGGCCATTTCTTGGCCTCATTTAA